The window AAGGTAATAGTATACCGTGGGGGCATTGCCCAATTTGAAACCGTTACCACTGGCATCCGGGATTCAACCTTTGTCCAGATCACATCGGGCCTGAACGCCGGCGACACTATTGTGACCACCGGCCTGCTCTCCATTAAGCCCGAGTCAAAATTGCAAATCACCAAACTGAACTAAGCAGAAGATGAACATATCTGAACTGAGTTTAAGGCGCCCGGTATTAGCCATTGTAATGAACATTATCATCATAGTGTTCGGTGTGATCGGCTACAAGTTCCTGGGCGTCCGCGATTACCCTGCCATCGATCCCCCGATCGTCAACGTAAGGACCTCCTATCCCGGTGCCAATGCCGATATCATTGAATCGCAGATCACCGAGGTGTTGGAGAAATCGATCAATGGTATTGCGGGTGTAAAGAATATCAGTTCCCTGAGCAGCCAGGGAAACAGCAGCATCACAGTTGAATTCGACCTGAATATCGACCTGGAAGCCGCTGCCAATGATGTACGTGATAAGGTATCGCAGGCTGTTCGTTCACTGCCTTCTGACCTGGACGCCCCTCCGGTGGTATCCAAGGCAGATGCCAGTTCGGACTTTATCCTGTCGATGACCGTTCAGAGCAATACCCGCAACCAGTTGGAGATGACGGAGTATGCTACCAATAACCTGCTTGAACGCTTGCAGACCATCCCCGGTGTAAGTAGCATCCAGATATGGGGGGAAAAGAAATATGCCATGCGCATATGGTTCGATCCCGCCAAGCTCTCTGCCTATGGCCTTACCCCTGCAGATGTGCAGGCAGCCCTTCGGGCCCAGAATGTGGAATTACCCTCCGGAAAGATCTCCGGTAATGCAACCGAACTCTCCGTCCGGACCTTCGGTTTGCTGAATACAGAGGAAGACTTCAATAATATCATTGTAAAAACAGTGAATGGAGCCGATATCAGGCTCAAGGATGTGGGCGAGGCGGTATTAGGACCCGAGAACGAAGAATCCATACTCAAGGAAAGTGGCATCCCGATGATCGCCCTGGCCATCATTCCGCAGCCCGGCTCCAACTATGTGGCCATCAGCGATGAGTTTTACAAGCGCTATGAGCAGATCAAGAAAGAAGTACCTGATGATATCTCCCTGGATATTGCACTCGACCAAACCAAGTTCATCAAGCGTTCTATTACCGAGGTAGAAGAAACATTGATCATTTCCTTCATCCTGGTGGTACTGATCATTTACCTCTTCTTCCGCGACTGGATCATTGCGATCCGCCCATTAATAGATATCCCGGTTTCCCTGATTGGCGCCTTCTTCATCATGTACCTGTTCGGCTTTACGATCAACGTACTGACCCTGCTGGCGATCGTTTTGGCCACGGGCCTGGTGGTGGATGACGGTATCGTTGTGACAGAGAATATCTTCAAGAAAATGGAGCAGGGCATGGGTAAGTGGCAGGCTGCCAAGGAAGGCTCCAAAGAGATCTACTTCGCGGTAATCGCCACCTCTATCACCCTTGCGGTGGTATTCCTACCCATTGTGTTCCTGCAAGGCTTCGTAGGCCGCCTTTTCCGTGAATTCGGAATTGTTGTGGCCGGTGCGGTACTGATCTCGGCCTTTGTATCCCTTACCCTCACCCCGGTACTGAACGTAAAGCTGACCAGGAAGGTGCACAAACACTCCTGGTTCTACAATAAGACCGAACCCTTCTTCCGTGCTTTGGAGAACGGCTACCGCAGTTCGTTAACTGCGTTTATGCGTGTACGTTGGATCGCCCTCGTATTGATCGCAGTGTGTTTTGCCGTGATCTTTTTCATAGGGCGGCAGCTGCAATCCGAATTGGCGCCACTGGAAGACAGGAGCCAGTTCAGGCTTTCGATCACCGCTCCGGAAGGAACATCCTTCGATTACATGGATGCTTATATCGACAGGCTCGGGAAGATGGTAATGGATTCCACTCCGGAGAAAAAAGTAATGATCACCGTTACAGCCCCTGGCTTCACCGGTTCGGGTTCTGTAAATACGGGATTCCTGCGTATGTTGTTGGTTGACCCCGAAGAGAGGCAACGCAGCCAGCAGGAGATCGTTGACATGGTGAACCGGAACCTGCCGAAGTTCAATGAAGGAAGGGCATTCGCCATCCAGGAGCAGACCATTTCGGTTAACCGAAGGGGTGGTTTACCGGTGCAATTCGTCATCCAGAACGTAAACTTTGATAAACTCCGTGAAGTATTGCCCAAGTTCCTGGAGGAGGCCAATAAGAATCCAGTTTTCCAGGGGGTTGATGCAGACCTGAAGTTCAACAAGCCAGAATTAAGGGTGAATGTTGACCGTCTTAAGGCCAGCCAATTGGGCGTGAGCATTGAAGATGTCTCCTCTACCCTCCAACTGGCATTGAGTAACAGAAGGCTGGGTTATTTTACCAAGGATGGAAAGCAGTACCAGGTAATTGGACAGTTGGCCAGGAGCGATCGCGACGAACCTACTGACCTCAAATCAGTATATGTTCGCAGCAACCGCGGCGAGATCATTTCACTGGACAACCTGGTGACTTTTACAGAAGAAACCACCCCGCCTACCATCTACCACTTTAACCGATATAAGTCAGCGACCATTTCCGCAGGACTTGCACCGGGCAAGACCATTGGCGATGGTATCAAGGAGATGGAAAAGATCGCGGACAAATTACTGGATGATACCTTTACCACTTCATTGTCCGGAAACTCCCGCGACTTCGCGGAAAGTTCCAGCAATACCAGCTTTGCCTTCCTGTTGGCATTAGGACTTATCTTCCTGATCCTGGCAGCCCAGTTCGAGAGCTTTATTGATCCGCTCATTATCATGATCACGGTGCCCCTGGCCCTTGCCGGCGCCATCCTGTCGCTCTGGGCCTTCGACCAAACCCTTAATATCTTCTCACAGATCGGTATGATCATGCTTATCGGCCTGGTAACGAAGAACGGTATCCTGATCGTGGAATTTGCCAACCATAAACGGATGGAAGGAATGGGTAAATCAGCATCCGCCATTGATGCCGCTGTGATGCGCCTGCGCCCTATCCTGATGACCAGCCTGGCCATGTCACTGGGCGCCCTGCCATTGGCGCTTTCACTGGGTGCTGCTTCCACCAGCCGTATACCGCTGGGTATCGTGATCGTGGGTGGTATCATGTTCTCATTGGTGCTCACCCTTTACATCATCCCGGCCATGTATTCTTATTTGTCAACAAGCAAGAAAGCCAAAAGCGAACTGGACGAAGCTGTAACAGTACCAGTATCCGCTTAAACCAATCAATATGAGAACCATCAGAGGAATTATTATCATTAGCCTGGTCAGCCTGGCACAGGTGTCAAAAGCCCAGGAACTGCTGACCCTGGAACAAGCCATTGGAACAGCTTTACAGAATAACTATAATATCCGCCTGAGCAGGAACGACTCAGCTTCATTTGCTTTGGATAACAGCTATGCCTATGCGGGATTCCTTCCCAGGTTGAATGCCACTGTTACCAAGGTATGGAATGTGAACGCCCAGAAGCAGGAACTCGCCAATGGAACCAAGCGTGACACATCAGGATTGAAGTCCAACAATATCCAGGCATCCATCAACCTCAACTGGACCCTGTTCGATGGTTTGAGGATGTTTGCCACCAGGGATAAACTGGCAGAATTGGAACGTTTAGGTGGACTGGGGGTTAAGGAACAGGTGATCAACACTGTTGCCCTGGTAGTTGCCAACTATTATGGCATCGTGCGCCAAAAACAGCAACTCAAGGCCATCGTTGAACAGAAGAGCATCAGTGAGGAAAGGGTAAAACTTGCAGATAAAAAACTTTCAGTGGGATTAGGGGCCAAACCAGAGCTGTTGCAGGCGAAGGTTGACCTGAATGCCTTTATTGCTGCACAATACCAGCAAAATACCCTGATCGCGCAATTGAAAGAACAGCTTAACCAGTTGATGGGTGTTGAAAAGGAAGCCACCTATGAGGTGATGGATACTATTCCCATCAACCAGGACCTTACCCTTGATGAGGTAAGGAATAAGCTTGAACTGACCAACCCTACCCTGCTCATTACGCGCAAGAATATTGATATTGCCAAACTTACCCTCAAAGAGCGTAAAGGCGACAGGTGGCCGGTACTCAATTTCAACTCTGCCTATAACTTCAACAGACTGGTGAACAATACGGTGATCAACAACTTCACCCCCCTGTTCAACCGCAACCTAGGTTTCAACTACGGATTCAGCCTGAACGTACCGATCCTGAACTTCTTTAATGCCAAGCGCCTCCAGGAACAGGCAGAACTTGATATCAGGTTCCAGCAAATATTACTGGACAACCAACGCACCCAGATCAATACGCAGGTAAACAATGCATTCAAGGATTATGAATTGCAGAAACGCAACCTGGTGCTGGAAGAAGAGAATGTAAAACTGGCCCAGGAAAACGTAATGATCGCGCTGGAAAGGTTCAAGCAAGGTGTGTCTACCTTCATTGAATTGCGGGAAGCCCAATTCAGCCTTGCCGAAGCAACCAACAGGCTGATCGCCGCACGCTATAATTCCAAGCTGGCAGAAATTGAACTCATGCGCCTGAAGGGAGAAATTGTACGATAACACTCATTCACTATATCACACACATCATGACAGCACCGGTCCACGACCGGTGCTTTGTTTTTTATGTAGAAGGACGGATTCATAAAAATTCTGTTTTTTTGCAGGATTCTATCTCCCAGTTTAAAAGCAAACTACATGAGTACAGCAACAGGCAATACTGCAACTTCCGGACAGGCATTGGTAGGGATCATTATGGGGTCAGATTCAGACCTTCCCATTATGCAGGCTGCAGCAGATATGCTGAAGGAATTCGGGATCGCCTATGAACTCACAGTAGTTTCTGCACACCGCACGCCCCTAAGGATGGTGGAATATGCTACAAAGGCCAGGCAAAGGGGACTGAAGGTGATCATTGCCGGAGCCGGAGGGGCTGCCCACTTGCCGGGCATGGTGGCGTCCCTGACCCCATTACCGGTGATCGGCGTTCCGGTCAAGTCCTCCAATTCCATAGACGGCTGGGATTCTGTGCTTTCCATCTTGCAAATGCCTAATGGAATCCCGGTTGCCACCGTTGCCCTGAATGCTGCAAAAAATGCTGGCATCCTGGCTGCTTCCATAATCGGGGCATTCGATAGCAGCATTGGTGATGCAGTGGCCAATTACAAACAAAAACTGGAACAGGAAGTCCTGGCAAAAGTGGACAAACTGAAAATAGGAGGCCAGCCTAACCAATTCGATTAAGGTCAATTTCCGTTAAAGGAATAGTATTGCTTTTCGCTGTATCACGGTTACCCAATAACCATCACCTGGAACTCCTGCTCCAGTGAGAAGGAATGCTGGTAAACCGCATCGATGAAAGCATTGCCATATTTTGCATAATAGGGCATGAAATTCTCCACCCTTTCCTGGAGGTTGCCATTGGGGAAAAGCGCCTGCCTGATGGTCAGGATCTGCCTAGATTGGTCAGTGAACTTCCTTTTCTCTGCCCGGAGCAATTTCTTTTCCAACCCTTCCAACTGCTTAACCATTTTCGATTCCATGGCACCAACATGTGCATTAAGCGTGGCATCAATGGTTCCGGCGACCTTACGGAGATGATCATAGAAGGCCCTGGTATCCCTTATTTCATTGGTTAGGTGGACCTGCGCCGCACTGTCCCTCTTGACCATTTCATCCAGCAGGGATTGTTCATTACGGAAGAAGTCCTTCAGGTCAAAGCCCAGCTTAGTTATCTTCTCCACCCACTTCTGTTCCACCACCAGGAAGGAATTTCGCAGGACCTGCAAGGGGTAAGGCACCCCATAATGCAGAAAAAGGTCTTTCAACTCCAGCCAATAAGCCAGTTCTCCCCCACCGCCAACAAAGGCAATATTGGGAAGGATGGTTTCCTGGAATAGCCCCCTCAGGATCACGTTTGGACTGAAACGTTCAGGATGTTGTTCCAATTCATTGATCATTTCTTCCTCACTGAACCGGATCGGGGTATCTACCACTACAAAACCTGTTTCTGTCTTTTCGATCCGGTTACGGATATTATCCTCCAGATAGAAAAGGTTGATCTCCCTTGGATTGGCCTGAACCTTATAGCCGGCTGCTAATTTATCAATGGTGCCAGCCACTACATTGGATGGTGTATGGTTGAATAAGTCTTCCCTGAACACCTGCTTCATCTGTGCTTTTAAAGCCGGATGGTCTGCTATCAAAACAACCAGCCCGAACCTTGCGAAAAGCTTATGTAATAGCTTAAAAGTTGCCGTCTGGATATCAGGACTTTCCAGGTAGGACTCTTTCAGTAGGGTAACCAGCTCCTTGCCAAATGGCTGCACGCTCAATTCCCCTTCGATCCTGTGGATGAGTTTCTCCAGTCCTTTGGTTGCCATCCTGCCAACAGCACCGGTCTGGTTGGTTTCCCAAACCAGTTTGTCGCCACTCAGGAACACCTTACCCAGTTCATCCAGATCGGCATCCTCGCTTCCCATATAGTACAAAGGGACAAATTGCTTGTCCGGGAATATTGAATTGAAATGAGCAGCCAGCTTAATCGCATGCAGGACCTTATAAATGAAATAGAGATACCCTGTAAAGATATTAGGCTGATGTGCGGTTACAACAGTGAATGTATTGGGCAGGAGCAAGGCCCGGATATTGGCAGCAACTTTAGGATCCGCTACTACCTGGGTATATTGTTCCTCCAATACCCTTACCAGGGTAGCGCGATCTGTCAGGAACTGCTCACGGGAATGTATAGCCGACGCAACACCTTCCAGGTTAACTGGGTGTTCATAGAATGCCTGTAAGCCAGGAGACGCTTCAACATAATCGGTCACAATCGTATTGAAACAATTCGTTTGCCCGTAGGTCAGGCAACTACAATGGGTTTCAAGGTCCTTCGCATCCCCGGTCATAGTACTAGTATTTGCTGCGGCTGTTTCCTGTGCCATAATTTCTTGGATTAAATCGACATACAGGGATTCCCAAACCTGTCTATTATCCCTACCCTGTTTAACAATTATTCAGGTTTAAAGTTATGAAACCCTCCTCCCTACAAAAACCTAAAAATGAAGACCGGTTCAGGGATTTAGTTGTATCTCTCGGGATCAAATGGCCGAAGGTCAATGGATGTGGCTTGTTCATTGGCCAATTCCGCCACCAGTTTTCCGGTACCGGCACCAAGGCTAAGGCCAATCATCGCGTGACCAGTGGCCATAATAAGGTTGTCCACCTTCCTGCTCCTGCCAACATAGGGAAGCCCATCTGCAGAACAGGGCCTGTACCCATACCAAACCTGGCCGATGGGAGGAAGGGGTATATCGAACTCCGGCAGGTACCTTTTTACGGCATCCAATATCCCTTTTACCCGGTTGATCCTTGGGGGTTCCTTGGTGGAAGTGATCTCCATGGTCCCGCCAAACCTTATCTTGTTTCCGTCCATTGGCGTTATGGCTACCCTTCCTTCCATCAGGATAGCTGGATGATTAAGTCGGTAGGCCGTATCTTCCATCGTGATCGAATAGCCCCTGCCACCAACCAATGGTAACGAAATATTCAATGAGGCGGCAAGTTCCCTGCTCCAGGCGCCACTGGCCAGCACCACGATATCTGCATGATGCCCACCTTTTGCAGTTACCACCCTGGTGATCCTGCTCCCCTGCCGTTCAAAACCTTTTACCGCTTCATTTGACAACAGTTCTACCCCCATGGACCTTAGCTTTGACAACAAGGAGTGCATCATCCGTGCCGGATACATATGGGCATCGCACTTGAAGAACAAAGCGCCTTTCACATTGACCCTGGTATGGGGTTCCATGGCCTGCACTTGCCCTGCAGTCAATATTTCGGCCTCCAGTCCAAGTTTCACTGCATCCTCACAAAAATGATGGGCATGGTCTTCCTTCTCTGCAGTCTGGAAATACTCTAATATCCCTTTGTGTTCATAGGCCATTTCAATACCCTGTGATTTCCAGTCAACATAACATTGCTGGCTCAGTAAACCGAAATCACGGAGAGGGATAGCCGCAGCTTTAACCCGCTCAGGGGTAGCCGCTTTCATGAACTTGAATCCCCAGTCTATCAAAGGCCAGCTTAAACGGGGTTGAACATAGAATGGGCTTTCTGGATTCAGCATCCATTTCAGTCCCTGCTTCACTATCCCGGGTGTGGCCAGGGGAACAAAATGGGAAGGGCTAACATAACCGGCATTGCCATAACTACAGTTGTTCTGCATATCATCCTTATCCACCACCACTACCTCCCAGCCACTTTGCCTGAGGTAGAGGGCTGCACTTAAGCCTACAATCCCGCCGCCGATCACGATCGCTTTCATGAATACTTTTGATTTTTGGAGTGGACGCAATATACTCAATAAGGCTTAGCCCAAAAGGCAGGCAGGAAACCAAAATGGAAACAGGATAAAGAAGCATCCATTTTATTCTTTATCGAATCATTCGAATACCTGTCAAAACCCAAGACCATCTAGTCCTGCTACTGCCTTGATCATGGTCAAAGAATAGTTTCAGAACCCTTCCAATTTACCGTCCGGTGGGTTAAAAATGTATATTTAACCATCAATTGTTGCACGCCATATGGAAACCTACGGTAAGATTCTGTTGATTGCCATGCCAGCCTTCCTGGCACTGGTCCTGCTTGAAAAATGGTATGGGTGGAGAAAGGGATTCGACACTGTCCGCACCATGGACATGATCTCCAGCCTTAGCTCGGGCATCACCAATGTTACCAAGGATGTACTTGGCCTGAGTATTGCCATCATCAGTTATGGATGGCTGGTGAAGCATTTGGCCATTATGCAGGTGCCATCCGGCCCGCTAACCTATTTCGTTGCTTTCTTGGCACTTGATTTTGCAGGTTACTGGACACACCGCATCGCGCATGAATACAATTTGTTCTGGAACAACCATATCATCCACCATAGCAGTGAGGAGTTCAACCTGGCCTGTGCGCTCAGGCAAAGCATTTCCCAGATCGTCAAGATCTTTGCCGTTTTCCTGGTTCCGGCAGCTATATTGGGTGTGCCGGAAAAAGTGATCGCCATTGTGGCCCCCTTGCATTTGTTCGCACAATTCTGGTACCATACCCGGCACATCAACAGGATGGGTTTCCTGGAAAAGATCATCGTAACCCCATCGCACCATCGGGTACACCATGCCATTAACCCACAATATCTCGACAAGAACTATTCACAGATCTTTATATTCTGGGATAAACTCTTCGGCACCTACCAGGAAGAGCTTCCGGATGTTCCGCCCGTTTATGGAATTACCCGTCCAGTCGCCACCTGGAACCCGATCAAGATCAATTTCCAACATCTCTGGTTATTGATCAGGGATGCCTGGCGCACCAGGAATATTAAGGATAAGTTCCGCATCTGGTTGATGCCCACTGGTTGGCGGCCCGCAGATGTTGCCGAAAAATACCCTGTTTTCAAGATCAATGATGTTTACCATTTTGAAAAATACGATCCCAAGGCTTCCCCGGCCTTACAAGCCTGGAGCTGGATACAGATCGGCCTCTGCCTGCTTTTCATCAGCTATCTTTTCGGGAATATTGCCACTATCGGCACTCCCCTAATGTTCTATTACGGGGCTTATGTTTTCCTGATGGTATATGCTTATACTGAACTGATGGACCGTAGTCCATACGCCTGGGTCTGGGAGACCTTAAAGAATTGTTTTGGCCTTTACCTGTTGATGCAACAAGGTGACTGGTTCGGGGCTTCTGCACTCATTCCTTTCATTAAGCCAATGCTGGTAGCGTACTTTATTGGTTCTACCCTCGTAGTGCTGTGGTTTGTAAAGGAAAACGCCAGGGAAGACAAAGCATCCCTGGCGCAAGCATGATCATGGGTGTGTAGCGTATAATTGAGTATTCTTTTGGACCTTACTCCTTTGCATCATAATCCATGAACTTTTTCCGGCCGGGAGGCGGGTAATGGAAATCCGGATCATCCAGTACCAGCACCCAATCCTGTCCGACCCCGGTAACAGGCGGTGTGAAGGTCATGGTATCATTGCGATAACTAGACCTTGCACTGCGCATCATTCCTGACTTAGGATCGTACCACCAGGCCATTACATTGGAATTTTTCATGAACCGCATATCCACTTTAATGGTGGTGCCCACCGGCATATAGATCATGGCATAGCTATTGTCCTGTCCACGGAAGGGGGTGATCAACCTGCCACCACTTCCCTGCCCTTCCACTATCATCAGGGGGTCATACACCCTGCCCACAAAAGGCCTGCTTTCGATCAGGTTCCTCAGGTAACCCATCTGGAAGGCGCCAGGACGATCCATGGCCTCCTGGTAGGGCCTGTCAACATGGTTAATAGGCACCTGGCGGGTATCATAGAATTGCCAAACCGCATGATGGCCATAGGTTACCCCGCAAGCCCCTGCAAAGACAGATCGATAGGTTTGCTTGCGCACATCATAATCATCGAAATAACCATTCTTGGGATCCCATTTTGGCCATGGATTTACCGGGTGGTCTTCGTAGTTAGGCTCCAGGTCTATGGTTGGCTTGGGAGAAGGCATTTTATAGTCGCGGCGAACCCAATCCCAAACCGGCACATCGTGACCGCCACCATGACCGCTTTGTATGGAATTCATGTTCAGCCAGGCTTCTTCATGGATCATCTGGGAAGTGCTTTTTTCGCCTCCCCAGGTATGGTAGGTAATGAACGCATTGTATCCCGATCCTTCCTGGATACCCCTGGCCATTTCCCTCCAGATTGGTCGCCAATCTTCATTATCCTTCATCGGGGGCCTGTCGCCACCTAACACCCAAAGGATATTGGTATGGTGGCGATAGCGGGTTCCCAACCATTTTCCGTACGTATAGGCCTTCTTCTTGTCGAATACCACCGGGCCGAGTCCCCAATTGGGGGTCACTTTATCCCCCCAGGTAGGTAATAAGGCCATATACATTTCCTTCTCTGCTGCGTATTGGACAGTAGCATCAATGAGTTCAAAATACCTTTCATTGGGTTTATCCGGATCGAGGTCCTTGAAAGGAACAACTGAATATCGGTTCATCTTTCGCAGGCCATCATGCTCCGTAAGCACTACTGCCTGGATCACGTTAAAACCTTTCTGCTGCCTGTTCTTGATGTATTCCTTTATCTCCTCAAAAGTGAGGCGGTGGAACAGTTCCCAACCGGTATCCCCTAACCAGAAGAAAGGCTGGCCATTTTCTTTTACCAGGCTATGGGCATCAGCTCCCACCCTGATCCTGGATAATCGACCGGATTGTGCGTGACTGTTGATGGCAGTAAAGGCAACTGCCAGATAGAGAAAGAAGCGGTTTAGTTTCATCAGTATAGGATTTATCAGGGTTTCTGCAGGAAAGTTAAAACAATCCCACTAGTCACCGAAGATACAAAAAGGTTAATTTGCCCATTCAAGGAATACCATGCCTGCAACAAAAAAGCTATTGGCGGAACTGAACAAGGAGATGAGGTCGCATGCCCATCCCGGGCAGGCAAAGGCAATGGCGGCTTACATGAAGGATCATTTCCCCTTCCTTGGGATCAAGCAACCGACCAGGAAAGAAATTTCCAAACCATTTATCAAGGCTTCCCGGGAATGGGAAGGAATGCAGGTCATTGAACTGGCCAGGTCGCTTTGGGGCATGCCGGAAAGGGAGTTCCATTATGTCGCCATGGATTTGCTCGAAGCCAACAGAAAAAAATGGGATACGCAGTTCTTCGATTGCTTCCTTTACCTGGCTGGAAAAAACCAGTGGTGGGATTCGATAGACACTATCGCATCCAGGTTGATCGGAAAATACCTTTATAGCCATCCTGGTAAGAAACTGGTGCGTCAATGGACAGCAAGTGAGGATATCTGGATGAACAGGATCGCCCTGCTCTATCAACTTAACTATAAAGAGAAGACAGATACCAAAACATTGTTCACTACTATCCTTAAGGTTAAGCATAAAAAGGATTTCTTTATCCAGAAGGCTGTCGGCTGGAGCCTCCGGCAATTGTACAGGACAGATCCGGGGACTGTGAAAACCTTTCTGGAATCAGTTGAACTATCCCCTCTGGCAAAGAGGGAAGCATTGAAGCACGACATGGCATTTGGCCAGTAATCCAACCTTTCATCAAAGAACATCGACCAGCCATCAAGTTCCACCCATTTACCCTGTTTTTGTCGTAAATTCCCTGTCTAGAAATCATTTGCCTATGCCTTCTTATCAACTATCCATCAATGGCAAGAAATACCAGGTGGAAGCAGAACCCAATATGCCATTATTATGGGTGATCCGCGACCTGGTGCAACTGACCGGGACAAAGTTTGGTTGCGGTATTGCCCAATGTGGAGCTTGCACGGTACACCTGAATGGTAACCCTATACGCTCCTGCTCAACACCAGTCTCTGCGGTGGCCAACAAGCCCATCACCACCATCGAAGGATTGAGTTCCGACAACTCCCATCCGGTGCAACAGGCATGGATAGCAGAACAGGTGCCGCAATGTGGCTATTGCCAGAGCGGGCAGATCATGGCAGCCACTGCATTATTGAGTAAAAAGCCCAATCCAACCGATGCAGATATTGATGCTGCCATGCAGGGACATATCTGCCGTTGCGGAACCTACCCAAGGATCAGGAAAGCCAT is drawn from Flavihumibacter rivuli and contains these coding sequences:
- a CDS encoding efflux RND transporter permease subunit; translated protein: MNISELSLRRPVLAIVMNIIIIVFGVIGYKFLGVRDYPAIDPPIVNVRTSYPGANADIIESQITEVLEKSINGIAGVKNISSLSSQGNSSITVEFDLNIDLEAAANDVRDKVSQAVRSLPSDLDAPPVVSKADASSDFILSMTVQSNTRNQLEMTEYATNNLLERLQTIPGVSSIQIWGEKKYAMRIWFDPAKLSAYGLTPADVQAALRAQNVELPSGKISGNATELSVRTFGLLNTEEDFNNIIVKTVNGADIRLKDVGEAVLGPENEESILKESGIPMIALAIIPQPGSNYVAISDEFYKRYEQIKKEVPDDISLDIALDQTKFIKRSITEVEETLIISFILVVLIIYLFFRDWIIAIRPLIDIPVSLIGAFFIMYLFGFTINVLTLLAIVLATGLVVDDGIVVTENIFKKMEQGMGKWQAAKEGSKEIYFAVIATSITLAVVFLPIVFLQGFVGRLFREFGIVVAGAVLISAFVSLTLTPVLNVKLTRKVHKHSWFYNKTEPFFRALENGYRSSLTAFMRVRWIALVLIAVCFAVIFFIGRQLQSELAPLEDRSQFRLSITAPEGTSFDYMDAYIDRLGKMVMDSTPEKKVMITVTAPGFTGSGSVNTGFLRMLLVDPEERQRSQQEIVDMVNRNLPKFNEGRAFAIQEQTISVNRRGGLPVQFVIQNVNFDKLREVLPKFLEEANKNPVFQGVDADLKFNKPELRVNVDRLKASQLGVSIEDVSSTLQLALSNRRLGYFTKDGKQYQVIGQLARSDRDEPTDLKSVYVRSNRGEIISLDNLVTFTEETTPPTIYHFNRYKSATISAGLAPGKTIGDGIKEMEKIADKLLDDTFTTSLSGNSRDFAESSSNTSFAFLLALGLIFLILAAQFESFIDPLIIMITVPLALAGAILSLWAFDQTLNIFSQIGMIMLIGLVTKNGILIVEFANHKRMEGMGKSASAIDAAVMRLRPILMTSLAMSLGALPLALSLGAASTSRIPLGIVIVGGIMFSLVLTLYIIPAMYSYLSTSKKAKSELDEAVTVPVSA
- the bshC gene encoding bacillithiol biosynthesis cysteine-adding enzyme BshC — encoded protein: MAQETAAANTSTMTGDAKDLETHCSCLTYGQTNCFNTIVTDYVEASPGLQAFYEHPVNLEGVASAIHSREQFLTDRATLVRVLEEQYTQVVADPKVAANIRALLLPNTFTVVTAHQPNIFTGYLYFIYKVLHAIKLAAHFNSIFPDKQFVPLYYMGSEDADLDELGKVFLSGDKLVWETNQTGAVGRMATKGLEKLIHRIEGELSVQPFGKELVTLLKESYLESPDIQTATFKLLHKLFARFGLVVLIADHPALKAQMKQVFREDLFNHTPSNVVAGTIDKLAAGYKVQANPREINLFYLEDNIRNRIEKTETGFVVVDTPIRFSEEEMINELEQHPERFSPNVILRGLFQETILPNIAFVGGGGELAYWLELKDLFLHYGVPYPLQVLRNSFLVVEQKWVEKITKLGFDLKDFFRNEQSLLDEMVKRDSAAQVHLTNEIRDTRAFYDHLRKVAGTIDATLNAHVGAMESKMVKQLEGLEKKLLRAEKRKFTDQSRQILTIRQALFPNGNLQERVENFMPYYAKYGNAFIDAVYQHSFSLEQEFQVMVIG
- a CDS encoding NAD(P)/FAD-dependent oxidoreductase, whose translation is MKAIVIGGGIVGLSAALYLRQSGWEVVVVDKDDMQNNCSYGNAGYVSPSHFVPLATPGIVKQGLKWMLNPESPFYVQPRLSWPLIDWGFKFMKAATPERVKAAAIPLRDFGLLSQQCYVDWKSQGIEMAYEHKGILEYFQTAEKEDHAHHFCEDAVKLGLEAEILTAGQVQAMEPHTRVNVKGALFFKCDAHMYPARMMHSLLSKLRSMGVELLSNEAVKGFERQGSRITRVVTAKGGHHADIVVLASGAWSRELAASLNISLPLVGGRGYSITMEDTAYRLNHPAILMEGRVAITPMDGNKIRFGGTMEITSTKEPPRINRVKGILDAVKRYLPEFDIPLPPIGQVWYGYRPCSADGLPYVGRSRKVDNLIMATGHAMIGLSLGAGTGKLVAELANEQATSIDLRPFDPERYN
- a CDS encoding TolC family protein; its protein translation is MRTIRGIIIISLVSLAQVSKAQELLTLEQAIGTALQNNYNIRLSRNDSASFALDNSYAYAGFLPRLNATVTKVWNVNAQKQELANGTKRDTSGLKSNNIQASINLNWTLFDGLRMFATRDKLAELERLGGLGVKEQVINTVALVVANYYGIVRQKQQLKAIVEQKSISEERVKLADKKLSVGLGAKPELLQAKVDLNAFIAAQYQQNTLIAQLKEQLNQLMGVEKEATYEVMDTIPINQDLTLDEVRNKLELTNPTLLITRKNIDIAKLTLKERKGDRWPVLNFNSAYNFNRLVNNTVINNFTPLFNRNLGFNYGFSLNVPILNFFNAKRLQEQAELDIRFQQILLDNQRTQINTQVNNAFKDYELQKRNLVLEEENVKLAQENVMIALERFKQGVSTFIELREAQFSLAEATNRLIAARYNSKLAEIELMRLKGEIVR
- the purE gene encoding 5-(carboxyamino)imidazole ribonucleotide mutase — its product is MSTATGNTATSGQALVGIIMGSDSDLPIMQAAADMLKEFGIAYELTVVSAHRTPLRMVEYATKARQRGLKVIIAGAGGAAHLPGMVASLTPLPVIGVPVKSSNSIDGWDSVLSILQMPNGIPVATVALNAAKNAGILAASIIGAFDSSIGDAVANYKQKLEQEVLAKVDKLKIGGQPNQFD